A window of the Methyloprofundus sp. genome harbors these coding sequences:
- a CDS encoding beta-barrel assembly-enhancing protease yields the protein MANDHLHLPNLGDSTGTLISPAQEKALGDSFFRSIRSQLDISYDSDIQHYIQAIGQKLVSSSDNPRQDFYFFVVISDDINAFAGPGGFIGINSGLIINSDSESELASVLAHEIAHVTQRHIYRSYEAASKLSLPAAAAMIAAIIVATQAPDVGIGALSAIQAGSIQMQIDFTRDNEQEADRIGIKTLARANFDPRSMPTFFEKLQQASRYYGAGAPEFLRTHPITASRISDTRGRAEKYPYRQVPNSQSYRLIKAKLRISSSQTSLEDLIIFFQRKANQGTLKQRAAMQYGLGLGYLEQRKHKQAAAIFLKLSQSYPKQREYLTALTDVAINQRDFAAAKKLLLELQQKFPNESDFQFEYINILLTSNQPQQALQHLKLFEYTRQHHPRYFLLLAQAYGDLEQRTNSHRYMAEYYYAIGHTHGAIQQIKLAQQAKDLNFYLSAILEDRLHFFMDELQALKQLQEQ from the coding sequence ATGGCTAATGACCATTTGCATTTGCCTAACTTGGGTGATTCGACAGGGACATTAATTTCTCCAGCACAAGAGAAAGCCCTCGGCGACTCTTTCTTCCGCAGCATACGCTCGCAACTGGATATTAGCTATGATTCCGATATTCAGCATTATATTCAAGCCATCGGGCAAAAATTAGTATCTAGTAGTGATAATCCACGCCAAGATTTTTACTTTTTTGTGGTCATATCTGATGATATTAATGCCTTTGCAGGCCCAGGTGGTTTTATCGGCATTAATTCAGGGTTAATCATTAATAGTGACTCCGAAAGTGAACTCGCTTCGGTGTTGGCGCATGAGATTGCGCATGTAACACAACGGCATATTTATCGTTCTTATGAAGCCGCCAGCAAACTTTCTTTGCCTGCGGCCGCGGCCATGATTGCAGCAATTATTGTTGCTACACAAGCACCCGATGTCGGCATTGGCGCACTCTCAGCCATCCAAGCGGGTAGCATTCAAATGCAGATAGACTTTACCCGTGACAATGAGCAAGAAGCAGATCGAATAGGTATAAAAACTTTGGCACGTGCCAATTTTGACCCACGTAGCATGCCCACTTTTTTTGAAAAATTACAGCAAGCCAGTCGTTATTATGGTGCTGGTGCACCTGAATTCCTACGAACTCACCCAATTACTGCCTCACGTATTTCCGACACCCGTGGCCGTGCAGAAAAATACCCTTATCGGCAAGTGCCCAACTCGCAAAGCTACCGTTTAATTAAAGCTAAATTACGTATCAGCTCATCACAAACTTCACTAGAAGACTTAATCATTTTTTTTCAAAGAAAAGCTAACCAAGGCACACTTAAACAACGCGCCGCCATGCAGTATGGCCTAGGTTTAGGCTATCTTGAACAACGCAAACATAAGCAAGCTGCAGCCATTTTTTTAAAACTTAGTCAAAGTTACCCTAAACAACGTGAATACCTCACTGCGCTAACTGATGTTGCCATCAATCAACGTGACTTTGCAGCTGCAAAAAAATTATTACTGGAGTTGCAGCAAAAATTTCCTAACGAGAGTGATTTCCAGTTTGAATATATTAATATTTTATTAACCTCCAATCAGCCACAACAAGCACTACAGCATTTAAAATTATTCGAATATACACGGCAACATCATCCACGCTATTTTTTGCTGCTCGCACAAGCTTACGGTGATTTGGAACAAAGGACTAACTCACACCGCTATATGGCTGAATACTATTACGCTATTGGACATACCCATGGTGCCATCCAGCAAATCAAATTAGCACAACAAGCAAAAGATCTAAATTTTTACTTATCGGCAATATTAGAAGATCGCTTGCACTTTTTTATGGATGAGTTGCAAGCCTTAAAACAATTGCAAGAACAATAG
- a CDS encoding iron complex outermembrane recepter protein has translation MYKLIFQYSALFILTTDIVQAADDALTTEQPIELEELSIINTTPLGAGLALEKIPANVQLMTSEQLRKAQSISIADYMNQNMGSVTVNDAQNNPMQPDVQYRGFTISPLMGLPQGLSMYVNGIRFNEAFGDSVHWDLIPKGAVDTMSLQGGSNPAYGLNSLGGAISLQTKTGFTAPEHSLTVSGGSWGRHNEELVSGWNNGEFAYFIDLQHFQEDGWRDSSESQVFNGLGTFSWRGDAGQLNLTLAGADNRLIGNGAIPVELEAIDRRAIFTKPDKTSNNFFMASLDGNLWVNDDIELAGNMYYRRNNIDTLNGDGSEFGECDDAEGFLCEEGEDEILEDVNGNPIQASDDVEGGTLNTSLTKQWTFGFGLQTAFNQVLWGHANQFVIGTSYNLSKVNYSADTELGSLTDDRGVEGSGILENESRVRLDTTTHSIGLFFSEVFNVTEQLAVNVAGRYNHVEIDMQDRYGTSLNGKHKFDRFNPAAGLTYAFMPAINFYSGYSEASRVPTPMELSCADPDDPCKLPNAFIADPPLEQVVAKTWEVGFRGRFNNLLDGRIQWNAGYFNTTNHNDIIFQSAGGANSAGYFANVGKTRRQGVELGLSTAFFDRWRLSLNYSFIDARFLTPYTSQSPNHPYADDNGDIQVSSGDHIPSIPQHIVKFATDVDVIDSWTIGMNLIFNGEQFLRGDEANLDAPLNDFTVVNLHTEYRFNKHFSIFGRLNNVFGAKYNNFGLYGETGEVLEGMGIDEKSTHFVGVSAPRAGWVGVKLAL, from the coding sequence ATGTACAAACTAATTTTTCAATATAGTGCGCTCTTTATCCTGACGACGGATATAGTACAGGCAGCTGATGATGCACTAACAACAGAGCAGCCCATCGAATTAGAAGAGCTCAGTATTATAAATACCACTCCTCTGGGCGCAGGGTTAGCCTTAGAAAAAATTCCCGCTAACGTGCAATTAATGACCTCCGAGCAATTGAGGAAGGCACAGAGCATATCAATAGCGGATTATATGAATCAGAATATGGGTAGTGTCACGGTGAATGATGCGCAAAATAACCCCATGCAGCCTGACGTGCAATACCGTGGTTTTACCATTTCACCATTAATGGGGTTACCTCAGGGTTTATCCATGTATGTTAATGGTATTCGTTTTAATGAAGCTTTTGGTGATTCAGTGCATTGGGATCTAATTCCTAAAGGTGCGGTGGATACCATGAGTTTGCAAGGTGGTTCTAATCCTGCTTATGGCTTGAATAGTTTAGGTGGAGCAATTTCACTGCAAACCAAAACAGGCTTTACTGCACCTGAGCATAGCTTGACTGTGAGTGGCGGCTCATGGGGGAGACATAATGAAGAGTTGGTCAGTGGCTGGAATAATGGTGAATTTGCCTATTTTATTGATTTGCAGCATTTCCAAGAAGATGGTTGGCGTGACTCTTCAGAAAGCCAAGTATTTAATGGTTTAGGTACTTTTAGCTGGCGTGGTGATGCAGGGCAGTTAAATTTAACATTGGCAGGTGCGGATAACCGCTTGATTGGTAATGGTGCAATTCCAGTGGAACTGGAAGCCATTGATCGCCGTGCCATTTTTACCAAACCTGATAAAACCAGTAATAATTTTTTTATGGCCAGCTTGGATGGTAACTTGTGGGTTAATGATGATATCGAGTTAGCAGGAAATATGTATTACCGCCGTAATAATATTGACACACTCAATGGAGATGGCAGCGAATTTGGAGAGTGTGATGATGCGGAAGGTTTTTTATGTGAGGAAGGTGAGGATGAAATTCTTGAAGATGTAAACGGGAACCCTATTCAAGCAAGTGACGATGTTGAAGGGGGCACCTTAAACACTTCTTTGACTAAACAGTGGACGTTTGGTTTTGGTTTGCAGACGGCTTTTAATCAAGTGTTGTGGGGGCATGCAAACCAATTCGTAATTGGTACCAGCTATAATTTAAGTAAAGTCAATTATAGTGCCGATACTGAATTGGGTTCGTTAACGGATGATAGAGGTGTAGAAGGTTCCGGCATTTTAGAGAATGAATCGCGAGTCCGGTTAGATACGACCACACACTCAATTGGTTTGTTTTTTAGCGAAGTATTCAATGTGACGGAACAGTTGGCAGTGAATGTCGCAGGTCGCTACAATCATGTCGAAATTGACATGCAAGATCGCTATGGAACATCACTTAATGGTAAACATAAATTTGATCGTTTTAACCCTGCTGCAGGGCTGACGTATGCTTTTATGCCGGCAATCAACTTTTATAGTGGCTATAGCGAAGCGTCGCGGGTGCCAACGCCGATGGAATTAAGTTGTGCTGACCCTGATGACCCTTGTAAATTGCCCAATGCGTTTATTGCTGATCCCCCGTTAGAGCAAGTAGTGGCCAAAACTTGGGAAGTTGGTTTTCGGGGACGATTTAATAACTTATTAGATGGACGGATACAATGGAATGCCGGCTATTTTAATACCACTAATCATAATGACATTATCTTCCAAAGTGCAGGTGGCGCAAATAGTGCTGGTTATTTTGCGAACGTAGGTAAAACTCGTCGCCAAGGTGTAGAGCTGGGCTTATCAACTGCCTTTTTTGATCGCTGGCGCTTGTCGTTAAATTATTCGTTTATTGATGCAAGGTTTTTAACGCCTTACACTTCACAAAGCCCTAATCATCCGTATGCAGATGACAATGGTGATATACAAGTCAGCTCGGGGGATCATATTCCTAGCATTCCTCAGCATATCGTCAAGTTTGCGACCGATGTGGATGTGATCGATAGTTGGACAATTGGTATGAACCTAATTTTTAATGGTGAGCAATTTTTGCGAGGTGATGAGGCTAATTTAGATGCGCCGCTTAATGACTTTACTGTCGTTAATTTGCATACTGAATACCGCTTTAACAAGCATTTTTCGATATTTGGGCGTTTAAATAATGTTTTTGGAGCCAAATATAATAACTTCGGTTTATATGGTGAAACGGGAGAGGTATTGGAAGGTATGGGGATAGATGAGAAGAGTACTCATTTTGTGGGTGTTAGCGCACCTAGAGCAGGGTGGGTCGGTGTTAAATTAGCACTTTAG
- a CDS encoding repressor LexA — protein MLKDLTRKQQDIFEFLLSNQQKFSYPPTLDEVCAALGLNSRGSLHKHIKALIDAGLVEASDRKQKGIRLTEKAQQYMLPTSETKGTPFVGYIAAGKPIEAIEQVSYLPIPNQIRTENTCYILQVKGDSMIEEGIFDEDWVVIEQRRSARNGEIVVALIDKAEATLKFIEQYPHETLLIPANSNMSAMRFRPEQVEIQGVLVGQMRSYINK, from the coding sequence ATGTTAAAAGATCTGACCCGTAAGCAACAAGATATTTTTGAATTTTTACTAAGTAATCAACAGAAATTTTCTTATCCACCAACCTTAGATGAAGTGTGTGCTGCCTTAGGCTTAAATTCGCGTGGTTCCTTGCATAAGCATATTAAAGCGTTAATAGATGCGGGCTTGGTTGAAGCGTCGGACCGCAAGCAAAAAGGCATTCGACTAACAGAAAAAGCACAGCAATACATGCTTCCTACCAGTGAAACCAAAGGTACGCCTTTTGTCGGTTATATTGCTGCAGGTAAGCCCATAGAAGCCATTGAGCAGGTTAGTTATTTACCCATTCCCAATCAAATTAGAACCGAAAATACTTGTTATATTTTGCAAGTAAAAGGCGACTCAATGATAGAAGAGGGTATTTTTGATGAGGACTGGGTGGTGATCGAACAAAGACGTAGTGCCCGTAATGGTGAGATTGTAGTCGCTTTAATTGATAAAGCTGAAGCTACTTTAAAATTTATTGAGCAGTACCCGCATGAAACCTTATTAATTCCTGCCAATTCAAATATGTCGGCTATGCGTTTTCGACCCGAGCAAGTTGAAATACAAGGGGTATTAGTAGGGCAAATGCGTAGTTATATAAATAAATAG
- a CDS encoding tRNA 2-thiouridine synthesizing protein D — MKFAIQINSSPYQSSRAETAYQFVKSALEMGHEVLRIFFYQEGVYHAFRYATPLDDEQQFVARWSALAQEFNVDLVVCISAAQRRGLLEANEAKRVGKVDNDVADGFRIAGLGQWVESVLLADRYIEF, encoded by the coding sequence ATGAAATTTGCAATTCAAATCAATTCTAGTCCTTACCAATCAAGTCGTGCCGAGACAGCTTATCAGTTTGTAAAAAGTGCCTTGGAAATGGGGCATGAAGTGTTGCGCATCTTTTTTTATCAAGAAGGGGTTTATCATGCTTTTCGTTATGCGACACCACTTGATGATGAACAGCAGTTCGTGGCACGATGGAGTGCTTTAGCGCAGGAGTTTAATGTCGACTTGGTGGTCTGTATTTCTGCAGCACAACGCCGCGGGTTATTAGAGGCCAATGAAGCCAAGCGGGTCGGGAAAGTTGATAATGATGTTGCAGATGGCTTTCGTATTGCCGGTTTGGGTCAGTGGGTGGAATCTGTATTATTGGCAGATAGGTATATTGAATTTTGA
- a CDS encoding phosphate transport system substrate-binding protein yields the protein MIPNKSVLSLVVGSLFAISAVTTVQAREQIKIVGSSTVYPFSSSVAEEFGATTDNPTPVVESTGSGGGMKLFCKGNDLNTPDISNASRRMKAKEFEMCAKNGVTDITEAVIGFDGIAIAQNKNSAPLLLTKKQLLLAVAEEVPAADGKSLIRNPYKKWNEIDTSLPSREIIIYGPPTSSGTRDAFEDMIMKGQTKKMDVYTSLYQADKVKNKGYKKYHKIRQDGVYVPSGENDNLIVQKLDKNPAAIGIFGYSFLMENDDKVSAARIDGIVPTPTTISTGLYPISRSLFFYVKNSHRAAVPAMDKYVELFMSENMIGDDSILGEIGLISLPKARRNAIRTSVIQHKKLTLDALSKK from the coding sequence ATGATACCTAATAAATCTGTTTTATCTCTTGTTGTGGGCTCACTCTTTGCTATCAGTGCAGTAACAACAGTACAAGCACGTGAACAAATTAAAATTGTTGGTTCATCAACCGTATACCCATTTTCTAGCTCAGTTGCTGAAGAATTTGGCGCCACAACAGACAACCCAACACCCGTTGTTGAGTCAACGGGGTCTGGTGGCGGGATGAAATTATTCTGTAAAGGTAATGATTTAAATACACCTGATATTTCCAATGCCTCACGCCGCATGAAAGCAAAAGAATTCGAAATGTGTGCAAAAAATGGTGTAACGGATATTACCGAAGCTGTCATCGGTTTTGATGGTATTGCCATTGCACAAAACAAAAATAGTGCACCGTTATTACTGACTAAAAAACAATTATTATTAGCTGTTGCCGAAGAAGTCCCAGCAGCAGATGGCAAGAGCTTAATTAGAAACCCATATAAAAAATGGAATGAAATCGACACCAGCCTACCTAGCAGAGAAATCATCATTTACGGCCCACCGACTAGCTCTGGCACACGTGATGCTTTTGAAGATATGATCATGAAGGGGCAAACCAAGAAAATGGATGTCTACACTTCACTTTATCAGGCAGATAAAGTAAAAAACAAAGGCTATAAAAAATACCATAAAATCAGACAAGATGGCGTATATGTGCCTTCTGGTGAAAATGATAATTTAATCGTGCAAAAACTAGATAAAAACCCTGCTGCCATTGGTATTTTTGGTTACAGCTTTTTAATGGAAAATGACGATAAAGTGAGTGCGGCAAGAATTGACGGTATCGTACCAACCCCGACCACTATATCAACAGGGCTCTACCCTATCTCTCGCTCATTATTTTTCTATGTTAAAAACTCACATAGAGCAGCCGTGCCTGCCATGGATAAATATGTTGAATTATTTATGAGTGAAAATATGATTGGTGACGATAGCATTTTAGGTGAAATTGGCTTAATTTCACTACCTAAAGCACGCCGCAATGCGATTAGAACAAGTGTTATACAACACAAAAAACTGACTTTAGATGCGCTAAGTAAAAAGTAA
- a CDS encoding phosphate transport system permease protein — MKPFELKNRHHGLKEQLIHFCLISAATVSILTTFGVLFSILFEAIEFFQMRSFWYFITGTEWSPGVENSKFGAVPIFAGTFMITFIAMAVAVPIGLGSAIFLSEYASDFLRDKLKPLLEILAGIPTVVYGFFAAITVAPAIVNFFASFGVHASFNSALASGAVMGIMIIPVISSLSDDVIRAVPDSQRKASLALGMTQGETITSIVIPSALPGIISASILGLSKALGETMIVVMAAGLRPNLSWNPLEDMTTVTVRIVDALVGDNEFNSPDTLSAFALGLVLFVVTLILNIISISLIHKFKEKYKVNTL, encoded by the coding sequence TTGAAACCTTTTGAACTAAAAAACCGTCATCACGGCTTAAAAGAACAGTTGATCCATTTTTGCTTGATTAGTGCTGCAACTGTTTCGATTTTAACAACCTTTGGCGTATTGTTTTCAATTTTATTTGAAGCCATCGAATTTTTTCAAATGCGCAGTTTTTGGTATTTTATCACTGGTACAGAATGGTCTCCTGGTGTTGAAAATAGTAAATTTGGTGCAGTGCCCATTTTTGCCGGCACGTTTATGATTACCTTTATTGCCATGGCGGTTGCAGTTCCCATTGGTTTAGGTAGTGCTATTTTCCTGAGTGAGTACGCCTCAGACTTTTTGCGCGATAAATTAAAGCCTCTTCTGGAAATTTTAGCAGGCATCCCAACCGTTGTTTATGGTTTTTTTGCAGCCATTACGGTCGCACCTGCTATCGTTAATTTTTTCGCTAGCTTTGGTGTGCATGCCTCATTTAATAGTGCATTAGCCAGTGGAGCGGTGATGGGTATTATGATTATCCCTGTTATCTCTTCCTTAAGCGATGATGTAATTCGAGCGGTACCTGATTCACAGCGTAAAGCTTCTTTAGCATTAGGCATGACCCAAGGCGAAACCATTACTTCCATTGTGATCCCATCTGCACTGCCCGGTATTATTTCCGCTTCCATATTAGGCTTATCCAAAGCTTTAGGGGAAACCATGATTGTGGTCATGGCCGCAGGCTTGCGCCCTAACCTTTCTTGGAACCCACTCGAAGATATGACCACGGTCACGGTTAGAATCGTCGATGCATTGGTTGGCGATAATGAGTTCAACTCACCAGATACCTTATCAGCCTTTGCCTTAGGTCTGGTCTTATTTGTGGTGACTTTAATACTCAATATCATCTCTATCAGTTTGATTCACAAATTTAAAGAAAAATACAAGGTCAATACCTTATGA
- a CDS encoding 3-hydroxyisobutyrate dehydrogenase, protein MTQPSQTLGFIGIGLMGQPMTLRLLAAGYAVNVWNRTPDKLDTVIAAGAQQCLNITDLVKNSDIILLCLADSPVVESVVTKHILPHGNKDKLLIDLSSTHPEVTRQLAAQLQSSCHMDWVDAPVSGGVAGATNGTLAIMAGGTEKSVNIAREVLRPLYTQLTHMGDIGTGQVSKVCNQMIVSCNVLVIAEMIALAEKSGVDASKIATALAGGFADSKPLQIIAPEMANASYTPVKWRVKTLLKDLNMATDLAQTQKTATPMSALAAQLMQLHGSHGYLEQDPSTLIKLYDDKK, encoded by the coding sequence ATGACCCAACCTTCACAAACTCTAGGATTTATTGGTATCGGCCTAATGGGCCAACCCATGACCTTACGCTTATTAGCCGCAGGATACGCTGTTAATGTTTGGAACCGTACACCAGATAAACTGGATACCGTTATTGCTGCAGGTGCACAGCAATGCCTTAATATTACCGATTTAGTTAAAAATTCTGATATCATTTTATTGTGTCTTGCCGATAGCCCAGTCGTGGAAAGTGTTGTTACCAAGCATATTCTGCCCCATGGCAATAAAGATAAACTGCTCATTGATTTATCCAGCACTCACCCCGAAGTAACGCGGCAATTGGCAGCACAATTACAAAGTAGTTGTCATATGGACTGGGTAGATGCACCTGTTTCAGGAGGAGTTGCAGGGGCTACAAACGGCACGCTCGCCATTATGGCTGGGGGAACAGAAAAATCTGTGAATATTGCCCGTGAAGTATTACGCCCTCTTTATACGCAACTGACCCATATGGGCGATATTGGCACAGGGCAAGTTAGTAAGGTATGCAACCAAATGATAGTCAGTTGCAATGTATTAGTGATTGCCGAAATGATTGCTTTAGCAGAAAAATCGGGGGTTGATGCCAGCAAAATTGCCACCGCCTTAGCAGGTGGTTTTGCAGACTCAAAACCTCTGCAAATTATCGCCCCTGAAATGGCAAATGCTAGCTACACGCCAGTGAAGTGGCGAGTAAAAACCTTATTAAAAGACCTTAATATGGCAACTGACTTGGCGCAAACACAAAAAACTGCCACTCCCATGTCTGCACTTGCGGCGCAATTAATGCAATTACATGGTAGCCACGGTTATTTAGAGCAAGACCCATCCACCTTAATCAAGCTATATGATGATAAAAAATAA